In one Microbacterium invictum genomic region, the following are encoded:
- a CDS encoding AI-2E family transporter, with protein sequence MTDATPAVPPPADDAPAGGTDTPVETTYVPRRTLFASVSNPFAIGFFLTLGGLVALGLGVAVINLSTVLIYIAFALFAALGLDPIVRFLERRGLGRGWAILIVFAGFAVILVGVVSLVVPTLVRQITQFFSDLPATINTFQSSDVYAWLQDTFGDQIGNLLSEFETFITNPANIAAIGGGVLQVGATIATTVSGLLIVLVLSLYFLASLDTMKVAFTRLSPARYRVKVRSMTDEITDSIGGYLMGMVVLAFFNSLVAFFLHLILGLPFPALMAVAAFSITLIPLVGPVLYWIFASILALFTSPLTALIFAIAYLVYIQIEAYVLTPRVMSRAIAVPGALVVIGALVGGTLLGLLGALVAIPVTASILLIIKQVVIPRQDAKL encoded by the coding sequence ATGACCGACGCCACCCCGGCTGTTCCGCCGCCCGCGGACGACGCGCCCGCCGGCGGGACCGACACCCCCGTCGAGACGACGTACGTGCCGCGCCGCACCCTCTTCGCCAGCGTGAGCAACCCCTTCGCGATCGGCTTCTTCCTCACGCTGGGCGGACTCGTCGCCCTCGGACTCGGCGTCGCCGTGATCAACCTGTCCACGGTGCTGATCTACATCGCCTTCGCCCTCTTCGCCGCACTCGGGCTCGACCCGATCGTGCGCTTCCTCGAGCGTCGCGGGCTCGGGCGCGGCTGGGCGATCCTCATCGTGTTCGCCGGGTTCGCGGTCATCCTCGTCGGTGTCGTGTCGCTGGTCGTGCCGACCCTGGTGCGGCAGATCACGCAGTTCTTCAGCGATCTGCCCGCGACCATCAACACCTTCCAGTCGTCCGATGTCTACGCCTGGCTGCAAGACACCTTCGGCGACCAGATCGGCAACCTCCTCAGCGAATTCGAGACCTTCATCACCAACCCCGCAAACATCGCCGCGATCGGCGGCGGGGTGCTGCAGGTCGGGGCGACCATCGCGACCACGGTCTCGGGCCTGCTCATCGTGCTCGTGCTGAGCCTGTACTTCCTCGCGTCGCTCGACACGATGAAAGTGGCGTTCACCCGCCTGAGCCCCGCGCGGTACCGCGTCAAGGTGCGGTCGATGACCGACGAGATCACCGACTCCATCGGCGGATACCTCATGGGCATGGTGGTGCTGGCGTTCTTCAACTCGTTGGTGGCGTTCTTCCTCCACCTGATCCTGGGCCTGCCCTTCCCCGCCCTGATGGCGGTCGCGGCATTCTCCATCACGCTGATCCCGCTGGTGGGTCCGGTCCTGTACTGGATCTTCGCCAGCATCCTGGCCCTGTTCACGAGCCCCCTCACGGCGCTGATCTTCGCAATCGCCTACCTGGTGTACATCCAGATCGAGGCCTACGTGCTGACCCCGCGCGTGATGAGCCGCGCGATCGCCGTGCCCGGGGCGCTCGTCGTCATCGGCGCCCTCGTCGGCGGAACGCTGCTGGGACTGCTGGGGGCGCTCGTCGCGATCCCGGTGACCGCGTCGATCCTGCTCATCATCAAGCAGGTCGTGATCCCGCGGCAGGACGCGAAGCTGTAG
- a CDS encoding chorismate mutase — protein sequence MTTEDPTATLRRLRASIDNVDAALVFLLAERFRCTQQVGALKAVHGMPASDPGREEQQIARLKRLAQEADLDPEFAEKWFNFVVAEVIRHHTAAGATGATDVVREGH from the coding sequence ATGACGACTGAGGATCCCACGGCCACTCTGCGGCGCTTGCGAGCGAGCATCGACAACGTCGACGCGGCGCTGGTCTTCCTTCTGGCCGAACGCTTCCGCTGCACCCAGCAGGTGGGTGCCCTGAAGGCCGTGCACGGGATGCCCGCCTCCGACCCGGGACGCGAGGAGCAGCAGATCGCGCGCCTGAAGCGACTGGCCCAGGAGGCCGACCTCGACCCGGAGTTCGCCGAGAAGTGGTTCAACTTCGTCGTCGCCGAGGTGATCCGCCACCACACCGCCGCGGGGGCCACGGGCGCCACCGACGTCGTGCGCGAGGGGCACTGA
- a CDS encoding ATP-binding protein codes for MTDRLEIGALLEAVDPAPAHVLARKLNRHTFWCGQSGSGKTYALGVLLERVILHTRLPLVILDPNSDFVGLGTVRQGADAAVKAAWEERDIRVFRPGRDRPDALQARFLDMPWRSRAALLDLDPIRDAEDYNALVRLEDELEIIRRGSLIAHLRSGDDPARHRLATRLENLGLGGWGLWAWRGRSVTDDIAEQPDATVLDLGGFPTRAEMLAAALAVLDHLWEHRADRVGRLIVIDEAHNLVQPNPVTPVESELTERIVQIAAEGRKYGLWLLLSTQRPSKVHPNALSQCDNLALMRMSSPRDLAELGEVFGYAPAALVERSPLFSQGQALFAGGFVETAGLVQMGERWTVEGGSDVSVPIR; via the coding sequence ATGACCGACCGTCTCGAGATCGGCGCCCTCCTCGAAGCCGTCGACCCGGCGCCCGCGCATGTGCTCGCGCGGAAGCTCAACCGGCACACCTTCTGGTGCGGCCAGAGCGGGTCGGGAAAGACGTACGCCCTCGGCGTGCTGCTCGAGCGCGTCATCCTCCACACCCGCCTGCCCCTGGTCATCCTCGATCCCAACTCGGATTTCGTCGGCCTCGGCACGGTGCGCCAAGGAGCGGATGCCGCGGTGAAGGCGGCCTGGGAGGAGCGCGACATCCGCGTGTTCCGCCCGGGGCGCGACCGGCCCGACGCCCTGCAGGCGCGCTTTCTCGACATGCCCTGGCGCTCGCGCGCTGCGCTGCTCGATCTCGATCCCATCCGCGACGCGGAGGACTACAACGCCCTGGTGCGGCTCGAGGACGAGCTCGAGATCATCCGCCGCGGGAGCCTCATCGCCCACCTGCGATCGGGTGACGACCCGGCGCGCCACCGCCTCGCGACCCGGCTCGAGAACCTCGGCCTGGGCGGATGGGGCCTGTGGGCCTGGCGCGGCCGCAGCGTCACCGACGACATCGCCGAGCAGCCCGACGCCACGGTGCTCGACCTCGGCGGCTTCCCCACGAGAGCAGAGATGCTCGCCGCTGCGCTCGCGGTGCTCGATCATCTGTGGGAGCACCGCGCCGACCGGGTCGGCCGCCTCATCGTCATCGACGAGGCGCACAACCTCGTGCAGCCGAACCCGGTGACGCCGGTCGAGAGCGAGCTCACCGAGCGCATCGTGCAGATCGCCGCCGAGGGGCGGAAGTACGGGCTCTGGCTGCTGCTCTCGACGCAGCGGCCCTCGAAGGTGCACCCCAACGCCCTGTCGCAGTGCGACAACCTCGCCCTGATGCGGATGAGTTCGCCGCGCGATCTGGCCGAGCTCGGCGAGGTGTTCGGGTACGCGCCCGCGGCGCTCGTCGAGCGCTCGCCGCTGTTCTCGCAGGGTCAGGCGCTCTTCGCGGGCGGCTTCGTCGAGACGGCCGGGCTCGTGCAGATGGGCGAGCGCTGGACGGTCGAGGGCGGTAGCGATGTGAGCGTGCCCATTCGATGA
- a CDS encoding DUF3072 domain-containing protein yields the protein MSDNTSGAETLGATTSGDGSNPAEKDPADWVTGDEPMTAAQRSYLDTLAREGGEELSADLTKAEASEHIERLQDKTGRSSS from the coding sequence ATGTCCGATAACACCTCCGGCGCCGAGACTCTCGGTGCGACCACGTCCGGCGATGGCAGCAATCCGGCAGAGAAGGATCCGGCTGACTGGGTCACCGGTGACGAGCCGATGACCGCCGCGCAGCGCAGCTACCTCGACACCCTGGCCCGCGAGGGGGGCGAGGAGCTCTCGGCCGACCTCACGAAGGCCGAGGCCTCCGAGCACATCGAGCGCCTGCAGGACAAGACGGGCCGCTCGTCGAGCTGA
- a CDS encoding ABC transporter ATP-binding protein encodes MTHVIEVEHLTKRYRDTVAVDDVSFSIEKDTIYGLLGRNGAGKTTVMSILTAQNFATSGTVRVFGEHPYENARVLQRMCFVRESQKYPDDATPRHALRMARLFFPHWDQELADQLVDDFQLPLKGRTIKKLSRGQLSAVGVIIGLASRAEITFFDEPYLGLDAVARQIFYDRLLSDYAEHPRTIILSSHLIDEVSNLLGRVLVIDRGRIVMDEETDEIRDRATNVVGDAAAVESFAAGREIIHRQSLGRTTSVTVLGRLSADDRARMAAAGLDVAPVSLQQLIVRTTQHAAEQGGSFTSLEEGALR; translated from the coding sequence ATGACGCACGTGATCGAGGTGGAGCACCTGACCAAGCGCTACCGCGACACCGTCGCGGTCGACGACGTCAGCTTCTCCATCGAGAAGGACACCATCTACGGCCTCCTCGGCCGCAACGGCGCCGGCAAGACAACGGTGATGTCGATCCTCACCGCGCAGAACTTCGCCACGAGCGGCACGGTCCGCGTGTTCGGCGAGCACCCCTACGAGAACGCGCGCGTGCTGCAGCGCATGTGCTTCGTGCGCGAGAGCCAGAAGTACCCGGATGACGCGACTCCGCGTCACGCGCTGCGGATGGCCCGGCTGTTCTTCCCCCACTGGGACCAGGAGCTCGCCGACCAGCTGGTCGACGACTTCCAGCTGCCGCTCAAGGGCCGGACGATCAAGAAGCTCTCGCGCGGTCAGCTTTCGGCAGTCGGCGTCATCATCGGCCTGGCCTCGCGCGCCGAGATCACCTTCTTCGACGAGCCGTACCTCGGGCTCGACGCGGTCGCTCGCCAGATCTTCTACGACCGGCTGCTCAGCGACTACGCCGAGCACCCCCGCACGATCATCCTCTCCAGCCACCTGATCGACGAGGTGTCCAACCTCCTCGGCCGGGTGCTGGTGATCGATCGCGGCCGCATCGTCATGGATGAAGAGACGGACGAGATCCGCGATCGCGCGACGAACGTCGTCGGCGACGCCGCGGCCGTCGAGAGCTTCGCCGCCGGCCGTGAGATCATCCACCGGCAGAGCCTCGGGCGCACCACCTCGGTCACGGTCCTCGGTCGACTCTCGGCCGACGATCGTGCCCGCATGGCTGCCGCCGGACTGGACGTCGCTCCCGTCTCGCTGCAGCAGCTCATCGTCCGCACCACCCAGCACGCCGCCGAGCAGGGCGGCTCGTTCACCTCGCTCGAGGAAGGAGCACTCCGATGA
- a CDS encoding GntR family transcriptional regulator, which produces MVEEGRALFLQIAESVEDAIIDGSLDEESQAPSTNELAAFHRINPATAAKGVTMLVDKGVLYKRRGIGMFVAPGARERLLDERRTAFADRYVEPLLAEARKLGLGPADLTALINDRAAVTEP; this is translated from the coding sequence GTGGTCGAAGAAGGCAGAGCGCTTTTCCTCCAGATCGCCGAAAGCGTGGAGGACGCGATCATCGACGGCAGCCTCGACGAAGAGAGCCAGGCGCCGTCGACGAACGAGCTCGCCGCCTTCCACCGCATCAACCCCGCCACCGCCGCCAAAGGAGTGACCATGCTCGTCGACAAGGGCGTGCTGTACAAGCGCCGCGGAATCGGAATGTTCGTCGCCCCCGGCGCCCGCGAGCGTCTTCTCGACGAGCGCCGCACCGCCTTCGCCGACCGGTACGTCGAACCGCTGCTGGCCGAGGCACGCAAGCTCGGCCTCGGCCCCGCCGACCTGACCGCCCTGATCAACGACCGCGCCGCGGTCACCGAACCCTGA
- a CDS encoding SRPBCC family protein: MARIIETVDVDVPVSTAYNQWTQFETFPEFLSFVQSITQLDDTHNHWRVKIGAVEREFDAEITEQHADERVAWRSTGGEDHAGVVTFHKLSDTETRVTVQLDWEPQGFVEHVGDALGIDDRSVKKDLKNFKTFIESRGAESGAWRGDVQA; the protein is encoded by the coding sequence ATGGCGCGCATCATCGAAACCGTCGATGTCGATGTCCCGGTCTCCACGGCCTACAACCAGTGGACCCAGTTCGAGACCTTCCCCGAATTCCTCAGCTTCGTCCAGTCGATCACCCAGCTGGATGACACCCACAACCACTGGCGCGTGAAGATCGGCGCTGTCGAGCGCGAGTTCGACGCCGAGATCACCGAGCAGCACGCCGACGAGCGTGTCGCGTGGCGCAGCACCGGCGGCGAGGACCACGCCGGTGTGGTGACCTTCCACAAGCTCAGCGACACCGAGACCCGCGTCACGGTGCAGCTGGACTGGGAGCCGCAGGGCTTCGTCGAGCACGTCGGGGATGCCCTCGGCATCGACGACCGTTCGGTCAAGAAGGACCTGAAGAACTTCAAGACGTTCATCGAGTCGCGCGGCGCCGAATCCGGCGCGTGGCGCGGTGACGTGCAGGCCTGA
- the purL gene encoding phosphoribosylformylglycinamidine synthase subunit PurL, whose protein sequence is MTTPSASLADTVSNALATPEKEQPYAALGLKPDEYDRIREILGRRPTSGELAMYSVMWSEHCSYKSSKIYLRQFGQKVSDEMKKRLMVGMGQNAGVVDIGEGWAVTFKVESHNHPSYIEPFQGAATGVGGIVRDIISMGARPVAVMDQLRFGAIDDPDTGRVVHGVVSGISFYANCLGLPNIGGETVFDRVYQGNPLVNALAVGVLRHEDLKLANASGAGNQVVLFGARTGGDGIGGASILASDSFDATGPTKRPAVQVGDPFAEKVLIECCLELYRDELVEAIQDLGAAGISCATSELAANGGSGMRVDLEKVLLRDPTLTPEEILMSESQERMMAIVAPEKLDAFLAVTGKWDVETSVLGEVTGDGRLQIFWHGEEIVNVDPSTVAVDGPVYERPVAYPAWIDALRDDSAAALPRQNDPASLREQFLALVGSPNLADPSWVTNQYDYYVMGNTALSFPDDAGMIRVDEQSGLGFAIATDCNGRYCQLDPYEGAKLALAEAYRNVAVTGAEPTAVTDCLNFGSPENPEVMWQFSRAVEGLADGCLELGVPVTGGNVSFYNQTGDQPIHPTPVVGVLGIIDDVARRIPSGWQDAGENIYLLGVTSTELSGSAWAETVHSHLGGRPPAVDLAQEKRLAELLHAASLQALVSSAHDLSTGGLAQALADCVLRFGVGARVWLSEIMERDGVDAASALFSESTGRVLVSVPREDDVKFRGLCEGRGYPVLRIGVTDAPAEGDAELQVQGLFSVPVPELGMISRATLPDAFGPTVTEPVAR, encoded by the coding sequence GTGACCACCCCCTCCGCCTCCTTGGCCGATACCGTCTCGAACGCCCTCGCTACCCCGGAGAAGGAGCAGCCGTACGCCGCGCTGGGTCTGAAGCCCGACGAATACGACCGCATCCGCGAGATCCTCGGTCGTCGCCCCACCAGCGGCGAGCTGGCGATGTACTCCGTCATGTGGAGCGAGCACTGCTCCTACAAGTCCAGCAAGATCTACCTGCGCCAGTTCGGCCAGAAGGTCTCGGACGAGATGAAGAAGCGCCTCATGGTCGGCATGGGGCAGAACGCCGGCGTCGTCGACATCGGCGAGGGCTGGGCGGTGACCTTCAAGGTCGAGTCGCACAACCACCCGAGCTACATCGAGCCTTTCCAGGGCGCCGCGACCGGTGTCGGCGGCATCGTCCGCGACATCATCTCGATGGGTGCGCGGCCCGTCGCCGTGATGGACCAGCTCCGCTTCGGCGCCATCGACGACCCCGACACCGGGCGCGTCGTTCACGGCGTTGTCAGCGGCATCTCGTTCTACGCCAACTGCCTGGGCCTGCCGAACATCGGCGGCGAGACTGTCTTCGACCGCGTGTACCAGGGGAACCCCCTCGTCAACGCCCTCGCCGTCGGCGTCCTCCGCCATGAGGACCTGAAGCTCGCCAACGCCTCGGGCGCCGGCAACCAGGTGGTGCTGTTCGGCGCCCGCACCGGGGGCGACGGCATCGGCGGAGCATCCATCCTCGCCTCCGACTCGTTCGACGCCACCGGCCCGACAAAGCGCCCGGCGGTGCAGGTCGGCGATCCCTTCGCCGAGAAGGTGCTCATCGAGTGCTGCCTGGAGCTCTACCGCGACGAGCTCGTCGAAGCGATCCAAGACCTCGGCGCCGCCGGCATCTCGTGCGCGACGAGCGAGCTCGCCGCCAACGGCGGGTCGGGCATGCGGGTCGACCTCGAGAAGGTGCTGCTGCGCGATCCCACGCTCACGCCGGAGGAGATCCTCATGAGCGAGAGCCAGGAGCGGATGATGGCGATCGTCGCCCCCGAGAAGCTCGACGCCTTCCTCGCGGTGACCGGGAAGTGGGATGTCGAGACGAGCGTCCTCGGCGAGGTCACCGGCGACGGACGGCTGCAGATCTTCTGGCACGGCGAGGAGATCGTCAACGTCGATCCGTCCACCGTCGCCGTCGACGGCCCGGTCTACGAGCGGCCCGTCGCCTACCCGGCGTGGATCGACGCGCTGCGGGATGACTCGGCCGCCGCCCTCCCCCGCCAGAACGACCCGGCGAGCCTGCGCGAGCAGTTCCTCGCGCTCGTCGGCAGCCCGAACCTCGCCGACCCGTCGTGGGTGACCAACCAGTACGACTACTACGTGATGGGGAACACCGCCCTGTCGTTCCCCGACGACGCCGGCATGATCCGCGTCGACGAGCAATCGGGCCTCGGGTTCGCCATCGCGACCGACTGCAACGGCCGCTACTGCCAGCTCGACCCCTACGAGGGCGCCAAGCTCGCCCTCGCCGAGGCCTACCGCAACGTCGCCGTCACCGGCGCCGAACCGACCGCGGTCACCGACTGCCTGAACTTCGGCAGCCCCGAGAACCCCGAGGTGATGTGGCAGTTCTCGCGTGCGGTCGAAGGACTGGCCGACGGATGCCTCGAGCTCGGCGTCCCGGTCACGGGCGGCAACGTGTCGTTCTACAACCAGACCGGCGACCAGCCGATCCACCCCACCCCCGTGGTGGGTGTGCTCGGCATCATCGACGACGTCGCCCGCCGCATCCCTTCAGGCTGGCAGGACGCCGGCGAGAACATCTACCTCCTCGGGGTGACCTCGACCGAGCTGAGCGGATCGGCGTGGGCCGAGACCGTGCACTCCCACCTCGGCGGGCGCCCGCCGGCAGTCGACCTCGCGCAGGAGAAGCGCCTGGCCGAACTGCTGCACGCGGCCTCGCTGCAGGCGCTCGTCTCCAGCGCCCACGACCTCTCCACGGGCGGGCTCGCGCAGGCGCTCGCCGACTGCGTGCTGCGCTTCGGCGTCGGCGCGCGGGTGTGGCTGAGCGAGATCATGGAGCGCGACGGCGTCGATGCGGCATCCGCGCTCTTCTCCGAGTCGACCGGTCGCGTGCTGGTGTCGGTGCCCCGCGAGGACGACGTGAAGTTCCGCGGGCTCTGCGAAGGCCGCGGCTACCCCGTGCTGCGCATCGGCGTGACCGACGCCCCCGCCGAGGGCGACGCCGAGCTGCAGGTGCAGGGGCTCTTCTCGGTGCCGGTGCCCGAGCTCGGGATGATCTCGCGCGCCACTCTGCCCGACGCCTTCGGGCCCACCGTCACCGAGCCGGTCGCCCGCTGA
- a CDS encoding epoxide hydrolase, whose translation MTITREPETFIVRASDAEIDDLRARVRAWRAPAPLAGDDWGTGVPLSVLASMAQTWAEEFDWRAIEERLRGIPQFLVEIDGQPIHYAHVRSSQADAVPLLLCHGWPGSYLEFLDIVPLLTDPGSGPAFHVVIPSVPGFAFSTPLRDGDWTTDRVAGAFAELMAHLGYDRYVVQGGDYGAGVAPAMGRLDPDHCAAIHVNGSIGAPMGEPDDEEKNRSSGVELDRYRRVAEFMQSEFGYIAIQSTRPQLIGVAMTDSPMGQLAWMLDKFRAWTFPFDAEPDGRLGRDRILAHVTLYWLTRSAGSAAYTVYAAESGDWGSQPEKPWQPVGAIMFAHDIGIRRLAERDVDIVRWTEVTDHGGHFAAMEEPAELAADLRALVNQVW comes from the coding sequence ATGACGATCACACGAGAACCCGAGACCTTCATCGTCCGAGCCTCCGACGCCGAGATCGACGACCTCCGTGCGCGTGTCAGGGCGTGGCGTGCGCCGGCTCCCCTGGCCGGAGACGACTGGGGCACCGGCGTGCCCCTGTCCGTCCTCGCGTCGATGGCGCAGACCTGGGCCGAGGAGTTCGACTGGCGCGCGATCGAGGAGCGGCTCCGCGGCATCCCGCAGTTCCTCGTCGAGATCGACGGACAACCGATCCACTACGCGCACGTCCGCTCCTCGCAGGCCGATGCCGTGCCCCTCCTCCTCTGCCACGGGTGGCCGGGTTCCTACCTGGAATTCCTCGACATCGTGCCGCTGCTCACCGACCCCGGTTCAGGCCCGGCGTTCCACGTGGTCATCCCGAGCGTGCCCGGGTTCGCCTTCTCGACGCCGCTCAGGGACGGCGACTGGACGACCGATCGCGTCGCCGGGGCGTTCGCCGAGCTCATGGCGCACCTCGGCTACGACCGATACGTCGTGCAAGGCGGCGACTACGGCGCCGGGGTCGCACCCGCCATGGGGCGGCTCGACCCCGACCATTGCGCGGCGATCCACGTGAACGGCTCGATCGGCGCGCCGATGGGCGAACCCGACGACGAAGAGAAGAACCGCAGCAGCGGGGTCGAACTCGACAGGTACCGGCGGGTCGCGGAGTTCATGCAGTCCGAGTTCGGGTACATCGCCATCCAGTCGACGCGTCCCCAGCTGATCGGCGTCGCGATGACCGACAGCCCGATGGGACAGCTGGCATGGATGCTCGATAAGTTCCGGGCCTGGACGTTCCCCTTCGACGCCGAGCCCGACGGTCGCCTCGGGCGCGACCGCATCCTCGCCCACGTCACCCTCTACTGGCTCACCCGCAGCGCCGGCTCGGCCGCCTACACCGTCTACGCTGCGGAATCCGGCGACTGGGGCTCGCAGCCCGAGAAACCCTGGCAGCCGGTCGGCGCGATCATGTTCGCCCACGACATCGGAATCCGCCGCCTCGCCGAGCGCGACGTCGACATCGTGCGGTGGACGGAGGTCACCGATCACGGGGGACACTTCGCGGCGATGGAGGAGCCCGCCGAGCTGGCGGCGGACCTTCGTGCGCTCGTCAACCAGGTGTGGTGA
- a CDS encoding VOC family protein, producing MLTVGSVVIRVDDLEKQIAFWTRALDYEVREPRDEDFALLRPRRGSGPNVSLDAVPAPRTLPPKIHLDLYAEDQDAEVERLSALGARVVPWDRMPDDADFVIMEDPEGVRFCVIDAGDQRSSTNPA from the coding sequence ATGCTGACCGTCGGATCCGTCGTCATCCGCGTCGACGACCTCGAGAAGCAGATCGCGTTCTGGACCCGCGCCCTCGACTACGAGGTGCGCGAGCCGAGGGATGAGGATTTCGCGCTGCTCCGGCCGCGGCGCGGTTCGGGGCCGAACGTTTCGCTGGACGCGGTGCCGGCGCCGCGGACGCTGCCGCCGAAGATCCATCTGGACCTCTACGCCGAGGATCAGGATGCCGAGGTGGAGCGGCTCTCCGCGCTCGGCGCGCGCGTCGTGCCGTGGGACCGCATGCCCGATGACGCGGACTTCGTGATCATGGAAGATCCCGAGGGCGTACGGTTCTGCGTCATCGACGCCGGAGATCAGCGCTCCAGCACGAACCCCGCGTGA
- a CDS encoding Atu4866 domain-containing protein: protein MTDLIVSGASVHGTATDTALGDLVSRDSTIVAEASPAADPAVIDGRGASVVPLFVETVFAAPEPPASDAFDLAPGNPATFAVVDGGVGPDEIRHMLVVRPERLRAVVVDGAVIVRDGHALRPAGVGLSSTDPRLTAWTDTRRDMTQYLTADGRYSETRGGRRDAWTGQFWIDRSRITYLDDSGFWAFGQFHGDQLHHAGFVLER from the coding sequence ATGACCGACCTCATCGTTTCCGGTGCCAGCGTTCACGGGACGGCCACCGATACCGCCCTCGGCGACCTCGTCAGCCGCGACTCGACGATCGTCGCCGAGGCATCCCCGGCAGCTGATCCGGCGGTCATCGACGGGCGAGGCGCCTCGGTCGTACCGCTTTTCGTCGAGACGGTGTTCGCCGCGCCCGAGCCACCCGCCTCCGATGCGTTCGATCTCGCCCCGGGGAACCCTGCGACCTTCGCCGTCGTCGACGGCGGGGTGGGGCCCGACGAGATCCGACACATGCTCGTCGTCCGCCCCGAGCGACTTCGCGCCGTCGTCGTCGACGGTGCGGTGATCGTCCGAGACGGTCATGCACTCCGCCCGGCGGGCGTCGGTCTGAGCTCCACCGATCCGCGCCTCACGGCGTGGACCGATACGCGCCGCGACATGACTCAGTATCTGACGGCGGACGGCAGGTACAGCGAGACCCGCGGCGGCCGGCGAGACGCCTGGACCGGGCAGTTCTGGATCGACAGGTCGAGGATCACCTACCTCGACGACTCAGGATTCTGGGCGTTCGGACAGTTCCACGGCGATCAGCTGCATCACGCGGGGTTCGTGCTGGAGCGCTGA
- a CDS encoding ester cyclase: MMSEFDIREFYDRYVDAINAHAWDTIGDFMADTVLYHGQTVTRGAGVGNFRTITDAMPDYRVEVRATVYSGDTVGTYSVTRGTPVTDWLGLAPNGKLIEIEEVTVYKIENGRFTQMSNVWDIDALRDQLTR, from the coding sequence ATGATGTCCGAGTTCGACATCCGAGAGTTCTACGACCGTTACGTCGATGCGATCAACGCACATGCGTGGGACACGATCGGTGACTTCATGGCTGACACCGTGCTCTACCACGGGCAGACGGTGACGCGTGGGGCGGGAGTCGGGAATTTCCGCACCATCACCGACGCAATGCCCGACTACAGGGTCGAGGTGAGGGCCACCGTCTACTCCGGTGACACGGTCGGAACCTACTCCGTCACGCGTGGGACGCCGGTCACTGACTGGCTCGGTCTCGCCCCGAACGGGAAGCTGATCGAGATCGAAGAAGTCACCGTCTACAAGATCGAGAACGGCAGATTCACCCAGATGTCGAACGTCTGGGACATCGACGCTCTGCGCGACCAGCTCACCCGCTGA
- a CDS encoding small multidrug efflux protein translates to MSSPYEGFQTFVDQLPEFLQPLLVALLGMIPYVEGEGSAAIGILGGIHPVVAALAGIAGNLLSVVLVVLLGSRVRESVVARRAAKTAVASTGPHTTKTSTMVMERPTATDADTERDSRRAKGRRRLQRWLVRFGVPGASIIAPFALPTQLTAAFFVASGVKKGWVILWQGVAIVLWTALVAAAALGVVNLFGWQ, encoded by the coding sequence ATGTCCAGCCCGTACGAAGGATTTCAGACCTTCGTCGACCAACTCCCTGAGTTCCTCCAACCGCTGCTCGTCGCTCTCCTCGGGATGATCCCGTACGTGGAAGGCGAGGGATCCGCAGCAATCGGCATTCTCGGCGGTATTCATCCCGTCGTCGCCGCGCTCGCCGGTATCGCCGGCAACCTCCTGAGTGTCGTTCTCGTCGTCCTGCTCGGCTCCCGTGTCCGGGAGTCGGTGGTCGCCCGCCGAGCCGCGAAGACCGCCGTTGCTTCTACGGGTCCGCACACCACCAAGACGTCGACGATGGTGATGGAACGGCCGACGGCCACCGACGCCGACACCGAGCGCGATTCGCGGCGGGCGAAGGGCCGTCGCCGCCTGCAGCGGTGGCTGGTCCGATTCGGCGTCCCGGGCGCGAGCATCATTGCGCCGTTCGCACTGCCGACCCAGCTGACCGCAGCGTTCTTCGTCGCCTCCGGCGTCAAGAAGGGGTGGGTGATCCTCTGGCAGGGGGTCGCGATCGTGCTGTGGACGGCTCTCGTCGCAGCCGCAGCGCTGGGAGTGGTCAACCTCTTCGGGTGGCAGTGA